In one Nicotiana sylvestris chromosome 8, ASM39365v2, whole genome shotgun sequence genomic region, the following are encoded:
- the LOC138875573 gene encoding uncharacterized protein has translation MDPLKYILQMPMPTSRLAKCQILLTEFDIVYVTHTAMKAQALADHLAENPIDDEYESLNTYLPDEEVNLVEDAVQDDSQFWKLYFDGAVNIKSVGIGAILVSPTGQHYPATARLHFLWTYNTVEYEACIMGLNMAINLNVHELLGMGDSDLFIRKAQGDWETRDIKLIPYRQCVEELSKRFKSIEFRYIPRFHNELADALATLASIFPYPGNTHIDPLEIQIRDLHGYCNTIEAELDGEPWYRDIKQFLKTREYAEHANRDQKRTIRRLSDGFFLIGEILYKRTPDLNLLRCVDAKEAEMIVNEVHSGVCGPQMNVYVLAKKILRTGYYWLTME, from the coding sequence ATGGATCCCCTAAAGTACATTCTTCAAATGCCGATGCCAACTAGCAGATTGGCAAAGTGCcaaatcttgctcacagagtttgatattgtTTATGTCACTCACACTGCCATGAAGGCACAAGCTTTGGCTGATCATCTGGCAGAAAACCCGATTGATGATGAGTATGAATCTTTGAACACATACTTGCCAGATGAAGAGGTTAATTTAGTTGAAGATGCAGTCCAAGATGACAGTCAATTTTGGAAACTATACTTTGATGGGGCTGTCAACATCAAAAgcgtagggattggggcaattctTGTATCACCTACTGGGCAACATTACCCTGCCACAGCGAGACTTCATTTCTTATGGACATACAACACAgtagaatatgaagcttgcatcatgggTCTCAATATGGCAATAAACCTAAATGTGCATGAACTGCTGGGgatgggagattcagatttgtTTATTCGGAAGGCTCAAGGTGATTGGGAGACTCGAGACATCAAGCTCATTCCATATAGACAATGTGTGGAAGAACTTAGCAAAAGGTTCAAGTccatcgagttcaggtacattcccagGTTTCATAATGAATTAGCTGATGCCTTGGCCACCCTGGCCTCAATATTTCCATATCCGGGTAATACTCACATTGACCCACTAGAAATTCAAATTCGGGATCTACATGGTTATTGCAATACAATTGAAGCAGAACTAGACGGTGAACCATGGTACCGTGATATTAAACAGTTTCTGAAAACAAGAGAATATGCGGAACATGCTAatagggatcaaaagagaactattaggcgaCTCTCTGATGGTTTCTTTTTGATTGGGGAAATCctatacaaaagaaccccggatttgaaTTTATTGAGATGTGTGGATGCCAAAGAAGCTGAAATGATTGTGAATGAGGTGCATTCGGGAGTTTGTGGTCCACAAATGAATGtatatgttctagcaaagaaaatccttcgtacaggatattattggcttactatggagtgA